The genome window CGGGCGGCACCCTGAGCACCATCGGTATTATATAGTTCAATCGATGCACCCGTCAGATTCGCGAGCGTATCGCGGAAGAGTGGGCTTAGGAACATATTCGCTTCGCCCGCCCGGATCGTTTGCAGGCCAACACCGACGCTTTCCATGACCTGAATACCATAATACAGCGCAAAGACAATGCCTTCCTGGGCTGCGCGGATAAAATGGGGTAAGCCGTGGCGCGTCAATTGCAAACCATGAAACGAAGCACCCAGATCGGCATTTTCAAGAACGCGTTCGGCTCCATTGCCGAAGGGAAGACACTGCAAACCATCGGCACCGATGGGGGCTTCATGCGCCAGAACGTTCATCTCGTCGTAGCCAATCGATCGGTTGAGGACCTGATTGCGAAGCCAGCTGTTCAGAATACCCGTGCCATTTACGCACAACAAAACACCGTAACGGGGCGCTGTGGGCGTATGACTAACGTGCAAAAAGGTATTGACCCGCGACTTGGGATCGTAGTTGACCTGATCGCTCACCCCATATACGACACCTGATGTTCCGGCGGTAGCCGCAATCTGGCCCGGCTCCAACACATTCAGGGAGAACGCATTATTGGGCTGGTCGCCAGCGCGGTACGTAACGGGTGTCCCGGCGGAGAGGCCAAGCTCGGCGGCTGCCGATGTGCTCAATTCGCCCTGTGGCGCGAAGGTTGGTTTGATCGTTGGAATCAGTCCGGAATCAAAACCGAAGTAATCCAATAGAAACTGAGCTGGCTGATCGGCCTGGAAATCCCAGAACACACCTTCCGATAAGCCCGATGCGGTCGTGACGATATCGCCCGTCATGCGAGCCGCCAGGTAATCGCCGGGAAGCATGAATTTGTAAACCTGTGCATACACGTCCGGCTCGTTCGCTTTAACCCAGGCGAGTTTGGCAGCGGTGAAATTGCCCGGTGAGTTGAGTAAATGCTGGAGCGTACGTTCGTGGCCCAGATCGTCGAATGCACGGTTCCCAAACGGAACGGCGCGGCTGTCGCACCAGATAATGGAAGGGCGCAGTACATTGAACGCTTTATCGACCACGACCAGTCCATGCATCTGGTACGAAATGCCAATGGCTTTCACGTCTTCCGGCCGAACGTTTGCTTTCTTTAAAACAGCTTTGCTGGCCAGACAGGCGTTTTTCCACCAGTTTT of Spirosoma agri contains these proteins:
- a CDS encoding xylulokinase; protein product: MYLIGFDLGSSSVKACLVEAESGTAVASAFFPETEMAIESPQAGFAEQQPENWWKNACLASKAVLKKANVRPEDVKAIGISYQMHGLVVVDKAFNVLRPSIIWCDSRAVPFGNRAFDDLGHERTLQHLLNSPGNFTAAKLAWVKANEPDVYAQVYKFMLPGDYLAARMTGDIVTTASGLSEGVFWDFQADQPAQFLLDYFGFDSGLIPTIKPTFAPQGELSTSAAAELGLSAGTPVTYRAGDQPNNAFSLNVLEPGQIAATAGTSGVVYGVSDQVNYDPKSRVNTFLHVSHTPTAPRYGVLLCVNGTGILNSWLRNQVLNRSIGYDEMNVLAHEAPIGADGLQCLPFGNGAERVLENADLGASFHGLQLTRHGLPHFIRAAQEGIVFALYYGIQVMESVGVGLQTIRAGEANMFLSPLFRDTLANLTGASIELYNTDGAQGAARGAGLGLGYYKNAQEAFSGLKVVRTIEPDMRAQEAYRDAYGQWLSLLQQKH